One segment of Streptomyces sp. TG1A-8 DNA contains the following:
- a CDS encoding alpha-L-rhamnosidase C-terminal domain-containing protein, producing the protein MSSSRNNPQPPSDPTRRTVVAAGAGLAALTAVGLPLAASTTATAAPSAGSPRSVPRGATSWHRYVQGPSSRTVQPVRVIASTGDVRLPDALLKRGGAVTVLDRPEPVAPPRWPEGTTAEASSSHAGNGGNDGNPRTYDAGNAIDGNLDTFWNDDTLGVFPDTLTITTPAAQRLSGITVISNSDGVPTDFTVDTWQDDAWQTVATVSGNDAVQRAVTFSQSVSTTRVRITVTNVQDTPRGAFTRINEVWPAAVQTPDVPSVTIDFGKVVVGYPRIRFASASANSPGVRLAFSETKEFLTDRSDFTRSDQSGGAGQGTDQFAVPPGGTTWTDHKGYLRDGKVYADGLHGFRYLKITLDALATDAPVAQPWGTVRIDSVDLDFTGYVGTPSTYRGWFLCSDDDLNRYWYGASYTNELVTDTFRQDDVDPRNAWSASLEGKLVLHDGAKRDRDPYVGDLAVSARTLYLTHDDTAAAARNVLADLADHQRADGWIPPASISGYELPLFDYPLWWVTCSWDYVLYTGDRSYAARYYPALVKVLDTWYPSVTDEAGLLSKGLNDTGRYGDYAFLDRTGQITYYNVLYVQALNDSAALARWLGHEADAKRWTARARAVADAVNAHLWDDSAGAYLDSSTGAVRHAQDGNSLAIVSGVAGTERAASALDHLDATTQLPYGNAFMDNDTLFGGASQRVYAFTSYPEIVARFESGRESSALDQIRRTYGWMDSHDPGVTDWEGIGPDGSLYEGGFTSMAHGWSTGVLPALTHQLLGARPTSPGYATWEVRPHPGDVTWAQGELPTPTGPLAVDWTNSATSFTLTLQVPHGTRGTASLPVSASRGVVRQEGHVVWDGHRARGRQVAKDGDRVTVSGLGPGRHRFTITH; encoded by the coding sequence ATGTCGTCGAGCCGCAACAACCCCCAGCCCCCGAGCGATCCCACCCGCAGAACCGTCGTGGCGGCGGGAGCCGGTCTGGCCGCACTCACCGCCGTAGGACTCCCCCTGGCAGCGTCCACCACGGCCACGGCCGCACCCTCGGCAGGGTCGCCGAGGTCGGTCCCGCGCGGCGCGACGTCCTGGCACCGTTACGTGCAGGGCCCGTCCAGCCGCACCGTACAGCCGGTCCGCGTCATCGCGTCCACCGGCGACGTACGCCTGCCCGACGCCCTGCTCAAGCGCGGTGGAGCCGTGACCGTCCTCGACCGCCCCGAGCCCGTCGCACCGCCGCGCTGGCCCGAAGGCACCACGGCCGAGGCCTCATCCTCGCACGCGGGCAACGGGGGCAACGACGGCAACCCGCGCACCTACGACGCGGGCAACGCCATCGACGGCAACCTCGACACCTTCTGGAACGACGACACGCTGGGCGTCTTCCCCGACACGCTCACGATCACGACCCCGGCCGCCCAGCGGCTGTCGGGCATCACCGTCATATCCAACAGCGACGGCGTACCGACCGACTTCACCGTCGACACCTGGCAGGACGACGCCTGGCAGACCGTCGCCACGGTCTCTGGCAACGATGCCGTCCAGCGGGCCGTCACCTTCTCCCAGTCCGTCTCCACGACCCGGGTCCGCATCACGGTCACGAACGTGCAGGACACCCCGCGCGGTGCGTTCACCCGGATCAACGAGGTGTGGCCCGCCGCCGTGCAGACGCCCGACGTCCCCAGCGTCACGATCGACTTCGGCAAGGTCGTCGTGGGCTACCCCCGCATCCGCTTCGCCTCCGCGTCGGCCAACTCCCCCGGCGTACGCCTCGCGTTCTCCGAGACCAAGGAGTTCCTCACCGACCGCTCCGACTTCACCCGCTCCGACCAGTCCGGCGGCGCCGGCCAGGGCACCGACCAGTTCGCCGTTCCGCCCGGCGGCACCACCTGGACGGACCACAAGGGATACCTGCGCGACGGCAAAGTCTACGCCGACGGACTGCACGGCTTCCGCTACCTCAAGATCACCCTCGACGCGCTGGCCACCGACGCCCCCGTCGCACAGCCCTGGGGCACCGTCCGGATCGACTCCGTCGACCTGGACTTCACCGGCTACGTCGGTACGCCCAGCACCTACCGCGGCTGGTTCCTGTGCTCCGACGACGACCTCAACCGGTACTGGTACGGCGCCTCCTACACCAACGAACTCGTCACGGACACCTTCCGCCAGGACGACGTGGACCCGCGCAACGCCTGGAGCGCCTCCCTGGAAGGCAAGCTGGTTCTGCACGACGGAGCCAAACGCGACCGCGACCCCTACGTCGGTGACCTCGCCGTCTCCGCCCGCACGCTCTACCTCACCCATGACGACACCGCCGCGGCCGCCCGCAACGTCCTGGCCGATCTCGCCGACCACCAGCGTGCCGACGGTTGGATTCCCCCGGCCTCCATCTCCGGATACGAACTGCCCCTGTTCGACTATCCCTTGTGGTGGGTGACGTGCAGCTGGGACTACGTCCTGTACACCGGTGACCGCTCCTACGCGGCCCGGTACTACCCCGCGCTGGTCAAGGTGCTGGACACCTGGTACCCGAGCGTCACCGACGAAGCGGGACTCCTGAGCAAGGGCCTCAACGACACCGGCCGCTACGGCGACTACGCCTTCCTCGACCGCACCGGTCAGATCACCTACTACAACGTGCTGTACGTGCAGGCCCTCAACGACAGCGCGGCGCTGGCCCGTTGGCTCGGCCACGAGGCGGACGCCAAGCGGTGGACCGCCCGTGCCCGGGCGGTCGCCGACGCGGTCAACGCCCACCTGTGGGACGACTCCGCGGGCGCCTACCTCGACTCATCGACCGGAGCCGTACGGCACGCCCAGGACGGCAACTCGCTCGCCATCGTCTCCGGCGTCGCCGGGACCGAGCGGGCGGCCTCGGCGCTCGACCACCTCGACGCCACCACGCAACTGCCCTACGGCAACGCCTTCATGGACAACGACACCCTCTTCGGCGGCGCCTCCCAGCGCGTCTACGCGTTCACCTCGTATCCCGAAATCGTGGCCCGTTTCGAGAGCGGACGGGAGTCCTCGGCACTGGACCAGATCCGGCGCACCTACGGCTGGATGGACAGCCACGATCCGGGCGTCACCGACTGGGAGGGCATCGGCCCCGACGGTTCCCTCTACGAGGGCGGCTTCACGAGCATGGCGCACGGCTGGTCCACAGGCGTACTGCCGGCACTCACCCACCAGCTCCTCGGCGCCAGGCCCACCTCACCCGGGTACGCCACCTGGGAAGTGCGGCCCCACCCCGGCGACGTGACCTGGGCGCAGGGCGAGCTGCCCACACCCACAGGCCCGTTGGCCGTGGACTGGACGAACTCGGCCACGTCGTTCACGCTCACGCTCCAGGTGCCCCACGGCACCCGAGGCACTGCCTCGCTGCCCGTCAGCGCCTCACGCGGGGTGGTGCGGCAGGAAGGGCACGTCGTCTGGGACGGCCACCGCGCGCGCGGCCGCCAGGTGGCGAAAGACGGCGACCGGGTCACCGTCTCCGGTCTGGGACCGGGCCGTCACCGCTTCACCATCACCCACTAG
- a CDS encoding TIGR03086 family metal-binding protein — translation MTNSSLQLIPDAINRFGARVHAVDGHQWNDATPCTEWTVRDLVNHLVSEHLWVPHLLAGESLEEVGDRYDGDMVGADPVRAWDEAAERSLAAWKGADLSGTARFSFGEAPLTMYADQMLVDLTVHEWDLARGCGQPEWLAPAAVDHSLAYARANAERVAGLGIFAAPVRTTSTDPVVQLLSLLGRAV, via the coding sequence ATGACGAATTCATCTCTGCAGTTAATTCCCGATGCCATCAACCGCTTCGGCGCACGAGTACACGCGGTCGACGGCCACCAGTGGAACGATGCGACGCCGTGCACCGAGTGGACCGTTCGGGACCTCGTCAACCACCTGGTCAGCGAGCACTTGTGGGTTCCGCACCTGCTCGCCGGAGAGTCCCTGGAGGAGGTGGGTGACCGCTACGACGGTGACATGGTCGGCGCAGATCCCGTGCGGGCGTGGGACGAGGCCGCGGAGCGCTCCCTCGCGGCGTGGAAGGGCGCAGATCTTTCCGGGACAGCTCGGTTCTCCTTCGGGGAGGCGCCGTTGACCATGTACGCGGACCAGATGCTCGTCGACCTGACCGTCCACGAGTGGGACCTGGCCCGCGGGTGCGGCCAGCCCGAGTGGCTCGCCCCGGCCGCGGTCGATCACAGCCTGGCCTACGCGCGCGCCAACGCCGAGAGAGTGGCAGGCCTGGGAATCTTCGCTGCTCCGGTGCGCACCACCAGCACCGACCCCGTCGTTCAGCTTCTTTCCTTGCTGGGGCGCGCCGTATGA
- a CDS encoding IS5 family transposase (programmed frameshift) — protein sequence MIWGCEVARPKPWEVDDELWAVIEPLLPKVERRARHPGRKRHPDRLVFQGILFVLHTGISWEHLPQELGFGSGMTCWRRLAEWTGAGVWPRLHEVLLAKLRSANALDFSRAAVDGPHPRAKGGPKTGRSPVDRGRTGSKHHLITDATGIPLAATLTGGNRNDVTQLIPLLEAIPPVRGKRGRPRRRPDVVLGDRGYDHDKYRRLVRDLGVKPLIARRGTEHGSGLGTQRWVVERAFAHLHWFRRLRIRWEIRDDIHEAFLTLGCALICWRRLTSLR from the exons ATGATCTGGGGGTGCGAAGTGGCACGGCCGAAGCCGTGGGAAGTCGACGACGAGCTGTGGGCGGTGATCGAACCGCTGCTGCCCAAGGTCGAGCGTCGGGCCCGGCACCCAGGGCGCAAGCGGCATCCGGACCGGCTGGTGTTCCAGGGCATCCTGTTCGTCCTGCACACCGGGATCTCCTGGGAACACCTGCCGCAGGAACTCGGCTTCGGCTCGGGCATGACCTGCTGGCGACGCCTGGCCGAGTGGACCGGGGCCGGCGTGTGGCCCCGACTGCACGAGGTCCTCCTTGCCAAGCTCCGCAGCGCGAACGCCCTGGACTTCTCCCGAGCGGCCGTCGACGGC CCACATCCGCGCGCTAAAGGGGGTCCCAAGACCGGACGAAGCCCTGTTGACCGGGGCAGAACCGGCAGCAAGCACCACCTGATCACCGACGCCACCGGCATCCCGCTCGCCGCCACGCTGACCGGCGGCAACCGCAACGACGTCACCCAGCTGATCCCTCTGCTGGAGGCGATACCGCCGGTGCGGGGCAAGCGAGGCCGGCCCCGACGCCGCCCGGACGTGGTGCTGGGCGACCGCGGCTACGACCACGACAAGTACCGCCGGCTCGTCCGGGACCTGGGCGTGAAGCCACTGATCGCCCGACGCGGCACCGAACACGGCTCCGGACTCGGCACCCAACGCTGGGTCGTGGAACGCGCATTCGCCCACCTGCACTGGTTCCGCCGTCTGCGGATCCGCTGGGAGATCCGCGACGACATCCACGAAGCCTTCCTCACCCTCGGATGCGCGCTCATCTGCTGGAGGCGCCTGACGTCATTGCGATAG
- a CDS encoding nuclear transport factor 2 family protein has translation MIAELQQAVAKYAHALDELNVPELEAVLTEDTTWTFTMPGQGVLGPVAGRAAVLDFVRDGHTAQTGRVRHHLGNVVVTTTDAATAEVRAYLVQTRNTGESTQMVSTGVYTFGLCRSDRGWRIAELTLTTDNAF, from the coding sequence GTGATCGCCGAACTCCAGCAGGCGGTGGCGAAGTACGCCCACGCCCTGGACGAACTGAATGTGCCCGAGCTGGAAGCGGTCCTGACCGAAGACACCACCTGGACCTTCACGATGCCCGGACAGGGAGTGCTCGGCCCGGTCGCCGGACGCGCGGCGGTGCTCGACTTCGTCCGTGACGGGCACACGGCCCAGACCGGAAGGGTGCGGCACCACCTGGGCAATGTCGTGGTCACGACGACGGACGCCGCTACCGCTGAGGTGCGGGCCTATCTGGTGCAGACGAGGAACACCGGCGAGAGCACCCAGATGGTCTCGACCGGGGTCTACACGTTCGGCCTGTGCCGGTCCGACCGTGGGTGGCGGATCGCCGAGCTCACCCTGACGACGGACAACGCCTTTTAG
- a CDS encoding NADP-dependent oxidoreductase, translating into MKAIQVHEAGGPEVLRYDEVPVPEIGPGEVLVRVHAAGINPPDWYLREGMKVMPAEMRPTLEFPLIPGTDMSGVVQAVAPDVLGFAVGDEVFGMLRFPGFDGRTYAEYVAAPASDLAHKPAGIDHVQAAGAPMAVLTAWQYLIDLGHDVPSPFTGQVHQPVPITPGMTVLVNGAAGGVGHFAVQLAKWKGAHVIAVASGRHEQFLRKLGADEFIDYTRTQAADVVSGVDLVIDAVGGPDSSRFLAVLKRGGTMLPVFFAEYDPEETARRGITVSNIQVRSNGPQLAEIGRLLDEGKLQVGVDSTYPLPEAGNAHTRAAQGHLQGKIVLTVVS; encoded by the coding sequence ATGAAGGCGATCCAGGTCCACGAAGCGGGCGGGCCGGAAGTTTTGCGGTATGACGAGGTGCCGGTTCCCGAGATCGGTCCGGGCGAGGTGCTCGTCCGGGTGCACGCGGCGGGCATCAACCCGCCGGACTGGTACCTGCGTGAGGGGATGAAGGTCATGCCGGCCGAGATGAGGCCGACGCTGGAGTTCCCCCTGATCCCTGGGACGGACATGTCGGGCGTGGTCCAGGCGGTCGCTCCGGACGTGCTGGGGTTCGCCGTCGGTGACGAGGTCTTCGGCATGCTGCGGTTCCCCGGATTCGACGGCCGGACCTACGCCGAGTACGTGGCCGCGCCGGCTTCGGACCTGGCTCACAAGCCGGCCGGTATCGACCACGTGCAGGCGGCCGGGGCACCGATGGCCGTGCTTACGGCCTGGCAGTACCTGATTGATCTCGGCCACGACGTGCCGTCTCCTTTCACCGGCCAGGTGCACCAGCCGGTGCCGATCACGCCGGGGATGACCGTGCTGGTCAACGGGGCCGCCGGTGGAGTGGGCCACTTCGCGGTGCAGCTGGCGAAATGGAAGGGGGCACACGTCATCGCGGTGGCCTCGGGCCGGCACGAGCAGTTCCTGCGCAAGCTCGGCGCCGATGAGTTCATCGACTACACCAGGACGCAGGCCGCGGACGTGGTCAGCGGTGTGGACCTGGTGATCGACGCCGTCGGCGGCCCGGACAGCTCACGCTTTCTGGCCGTGCTCAAGCGCGGTGGCACCATGCTTCCGGTGTTCTTCGCCGAGTACGACCCGGAAGAGACGGCGAGGCGGGGCATCACAGTCTCGAACATTCAGGTGCGTTCCAACGGCCCCCAGCTCGCCGAGATCGGGCGCCTGCTCGACGAGGGCAAGCTCCAGGTCGGGGTGGACAGCACCTACCCGTTGCCCGAAGCGGGCAACGCACACACGCGAGCCGCGCAGGGTCACCTCCAGGGCAAGATCGTGCTGACGGTGGTCTCGTGA
- a CDS encoding LysR family transcriptional regulator — MAVQDRFGNPIIPKRHDAYAGRVNDFGQDLELRLVRYFTVVAAHQHFGRAAADLHVAQPALSRQIQRLEKYLGARLLDRTPQGARLTPAGQTFLPQAQALLQAARQAELAVREQAGTERIAIGYVEDLVITAAVRELRRRYPNAEIATRYLSCRDVGALSDKRVDALIARAPLPFAADDVFTTPLYEEPRMLAVPRGHPLADRASVTAEELAGEEAAPCAFETADWTSYRILGTGVPPIESYEDKLEFVASGRAIAVLPVGDRRSSLRPDLVTVPIEGAPPSQVVLVSRKGDPNPMIRHLRLAAKAVLTAPAA; from the coding sequence ATGGCCGTCCAAGACCGGTTCGGCAACCCGATCATTCCGAAACGGCATGACGCGTACGCTGGAAGGGTGAACGATTTCGGACAGGACCTGGAATTGCGGCTGGTGCGCTACTTCACCGTGGTGGCGGCGCACCAGCACTTCGGCCGGGCGGCCGCCGACTTGCACGTGGCCCAGCCGGCGCTGAGCCGCCAGATCCAACGGCTCGAGAAATATCTCGGCGCACGCCTGCTGGACCGCACACCCCAGGGCGCCCGGCTCACTCCGGCCGGACAGACGTTCCTCCCCCAGGCCCAAGCCCTGCTGCAAGCCGCCCGCCAGGCCGAGCTGGCCGTGCGTGAACAAGCCGGGACCGAACGAATCGCCATCGGCTACGTTGAAGACCTGGTGATCACTGCCGCCGTACGGGAACTGCGCCGCCGTTACCCGAACGCCGAGATCGCCACCCGGTACCTGAGCTGCCGCGACGTCGGGGCGCTGTCCGACAAACGGGTCGACGCCTTGATCGCGCGGGCCCCGCTGCCGTTCGCCGCCGACGACGTGTTCACCACCCCGCTGTACGAGGAGCCCCGGATGCTCGCGGTCCCGCGCGGCCACCCCTTGGCCGACCGCGCGTCGGTGACCGCGGAAGAACTGGCCGGCGAGGAGGCGGCGCCGTGCGCGTTCGAGACCGCGGACTGGACTTCCTACCGGATCCTCGGGACCGGCGTGCCGCCGATCGAGAGTTACGAGGACAAGCTCGAATTCGTCGCGAGTGGCAGGGCGATCGCCGTGCTACCGGTCGGCGATCGGCGTAGCTCACTGCGCCCCGACCTCGTCACCGTCCCGATCGAGGGCGCTCCCCCCAGCCAGGTCGTCCTGGTCAGCCGCAAGGGCGACCCGAATCCGATGATCAGGCATCTCCGGCTGGCTGCCAAGGCCGTCCTGACCGCCCCGGCAGCCTGA
- a CDS encoding IS3 family transposase (programmed frameshift) produces the protein MARPSRYPLELRRRAVRMVAEVRDDYPNETAALQAVTDKLGIGSRETLRNWLKQQEIDAGTRPGTTTEESVQLKALKKEIAELKRANEILKAAAKFLRGRARPATPALVAFIDEHRDRFGGVEPICRTLTEHDCKIAPSTYYAYKKRLAAPSARTVRDTELKELIRQVYTDNYRVYGARKIWRELNRQGHEVARCTVERLMRELGIAGAVRGKKVITTVPDQQAGRAPDRVDRDFVATAPNRCWVADFTHVATWAGVVYVAFVVDTFSRRIVGWSAATSKETQLVLDALEMALWQRDRDERPHIRGELIHHSDAGSQYTSFKLAEHLDAAGIAASIGSVGDAYDNALMENTIGLFKTELIKPQRPWKTLSQVELATAEWVDWYCHRRLHGEIGHVPPVEYETNYYTELTKPQVTPTI, from the exons ATGGCACGACCTTCCCGTTACCCGCTTGAGCTCCGCCGTCGTGCGGTGCGCATGGTCGCCGAGGTGCGCGACGACTACCCGAACGAGACGGCCGCCCTGCAGGCGGTCACCGACAAGCTCGGCATCGGCTCCCGCGAGACACTGCGGAACTGGCTGAAGCAGCAGGAGATCGACGCGGGGACACGGCCGGGGACGACGACGGAGGAATCGGTCCAGCTCAAGGCGCTGAAGAAGGAGATCGCCGAGCTGAAGCGGGCGAACGAGATCCTGAAGGCGGCGGCGA AGTTTCTTCGCGGCCGAGCTCGACCGGCCACACCTGCGCTCGTAGCGTTCATCGACGAGCACCGGGACCGCTTCGGCGGGGTCGAGCCGATCTGCAGGACGCTCACCGAGCACGACTGCAAGATCGCCCCTTCCACCTACTACGCCTACAAGAAACGACTGGCCGCCCCGTCCGCTCGTACCGTGCGGGACACGGAACTCAAGGAGCTGATCCGGCAGGTCTACACCGACAACTACCGTGTCTACGGGGCACGGAAGATCTGGCGGGAACTGAACCGGCAGGGTCATGAGGTGGCCCGCTGCACCGTGGAGCGGCTGATGCGCGAGCTGGGCATCGCCGGCGCCGTCCGCGGCAAGAAGGTCATCACTACGGTCCCGGACCAGCAAGCCGGGCGGGCACCGGACCGGGTGGACCGCGACTTCGTCGCCACGGCACCGAACCGCTGCTGGGTCGCGGATTTCACGCACGTGGCGACCTGGGCCGGGGTGGTCTACGTCGCCTTCGTCGTGGACACCTTCTCCCGCCGTATCGTCGGCTGGTCCGCCGCGACGTCGAAGGAGACCCAGCTCGTCCTGGACGCTCTGGAGATGGCGCTGTGGCAGCGCGACCGCGATGAACGCCCCCACATTCGGGGCGAGTTGATACACCACAGCGATGCGGGCAGCCAATACACCAGTTTCAAGCTGGCCGAACACCTCGACGCGGCCGGCATCGCGGCCTCGATCGGCTCCGTCGGCGACGCCTACGACAACGCCCTGATGGAGAACACGATCGGCCTGTTCAAAACCGAGTTGATCAAGCCACAGCGACCCTGGAAGACACTCTCCCAGGTCGAGCTGGCCACCGCCGAGTGGGTCGACTGGTACTGCCACCGACGCCTGCACGGTGAGATAGGCCACGTCCCACCCGTTGAGTACGAGACCAACTACTACACGGAACTCACGAAACCACAGGTCACACCCACAATCTGA
- a CDS encoding GNAT family N-acetyltransferase, translated as MNDLGPVAWPPAPIKTERLVLREPEARDRAAFIELHASSEVHTYLGGPRPRDELEREMPEVPGRRPGSFVVDLDGAMIGQVLLRRATEHLCPAALGKVDLGYLFLPRAWGFGYAAEACAAALDWLAGVLPGEPVVLATQTANVRSMRLAAKLGFTEVERFRAWDADQWLGLRAPVMPSG; from the coding sequence ATGAATGATCTCGGACCCGTTGCGTGGCCGCCTGCACCGATCAAGACCGAGAGGCTCGTGTTGCGTGAGCCCGAAGCCCGGGACCGTGCGGCGTTCATCGAACTGCACGCCTCGTCGGAGGTGCACACCTACCTCGGCGGCCCCCGCCCGCGTGACGAGCTTGAGCGCGAGATGCCCGAGGTGCCCGGGCGGCGGCCCGGGAGTTTCGTCGTCGATCTCGACGGGGCGATGATCGGCCAGGTCCTGCTCAGGAGAGCAACGGAGCACCTTTGCCCCGCTGCCCTGGGGAAGGTGGATCTCGGCTACCTGTTCCTGCCGCGGGCGTGGGGATTCGGGTATGCCGCCGAGGCGTGCGCGGCGGCACTGGACTGGCTCGCCGGCGTCCTTCCGGGTGAGCCGGTGGTGCTCGCCACCCAGACCGCCAACGTCCGTTCGATGCGCCTCGCGGCAAAGCTGGGGTTCACCGAAGTGGAGCGGTTCCGGGCCTGGGACGCCGATCAGTGGCTCGGCCTGCGGGCCCCGGTAATGCCGTCCGGTTGA
- the rpsN gene encoding 30S ribosomal protein S14, translating into MAKKSKIAKNERRRLVVARYAARRAALKAIISFPGTSDEERAAAQRELRRQPRDASATRLRNRDAVDGRPRGHLRAFGLSRIRVREMAHAGELPGVTKSSW; encoded by the coding sequence ATGGCGAAGAAGAGCAAGATCGCGAAGAACGAACGGCGGCGCCTTGTCGTGGCCCGCTACGCCGCGCGCCGCGCCGCGCTGAAGGCGATCATCTCGTTCCCCGGAACCTCGGACGAGGAACGCGCCGCCGCCCAGCGGGAACTGCGCCGGCAGCCCCGCGACGCCAGCGCCACCCGCCTGCGCAACCGCGATGCCGTGGACGGGCGCCCCCGTGGCCACCTGCGCGCCTTTGGCCTGTCTCGCATCCGCGTGCGCGAGATGGCCCACGCGGGCGAGCTCCCCGGCGTGACCAAGAGCAGTTGGTAA
- the rpmB gene encoding 50S ribosomal protein L28 has product MSAHCQLTGRQPGFGHHISHSHRRSKRRFDPNIQRKRYWLPSEGRHVRLTLSAKGIKTVDTIGIEAAVARIRARGEKV; this is encoded by the coding sequence ATGTCCGCCCACTGCCAACTCACCGGCCGACAGCCCGGCTTCGGCCATCACATCTCCCACTCGCACCGGCGCAGCAAGCGCCGCTTCGACCCGAACATCCAGCGCAAGCGCTACTGGTTGCCCAGCGAAGGCCGCCACGTCCGGCTCACGCTCTCCGCCAAGGGCATCAAGACCGTCGACACGATCGGCATCGAGGCCGCCGTGGCCCGCATCCGCGCCCGGGGAGAGAAGGTCTGA
- the rpmG gene encoding 50S ribosomal protein L33, protein MVRTELRPIIKLRSTAGTGYTYVTRKNRRNNPDRLRLRKYDPVAGRHVDFREEH, encoded by the coding sequence ATGGTCCGCACCGAACTCCGCCCGATCATCAAACTGAGGTCCACCGCCGGCACCGGCTACACCTACGTGACCCGCAAGAACCGCCGTAACAACCCCGACCGGCTGAGGCTGCGCAAGTACGACCCTGTCGCTGGCCGCCACGTCGACTTCCGTGAGGAGCACTGA
- a CDS encoding type B 50S ribosomal protein L31 produces the protein MKPGIHPAYRPVVFRDRAADFAFLTRSTATNDKTVEWEDGNTYPVIDVEISSANHPFYTGTQRVLDTAGRVERFERRYGRGGSKR, from the coding sequence GTGAAGCCCGGAATCCACCCCGCCTACCGCCCGGTCGTCTTCCGTGACCGGGCCGCCGACTTCGCCTTCCTGACCCGGTCGACGGCCACCAACGACAAGACCGTCGAGTGGGAGGACGGCAACACCTACCCGGTCATCGACGTCGAGATCTCCTCGGCGAACCACCCCTTCTACACCGGCACCCAGCGGGTCCTGGACACCGCGGGGCGGGTCGAGCGTTTCGAGCGGCGCTACGGACGCGGAGGGAGCAAGCGGTGA
- the rpsR gene encoding 30S ribosomal protein S18, whose translation MPRPTSTRRQTGKRQRTNPLDAAGITYIDYKDTDLLRKFISDRGKIRSRRVTHVTRQQQRQIARAIKNAREMALLPYSSR comes from the coding sequence ATGCCCCGACCCACAAGCACCCGGCGGCAGACCGGCAAGCGTCAGCGCACGAACCCGCTGGACGCCGCCGGCATCACCTACATCGACTACAAGGACACCGATCTGCTGCGGAAGTTCATCTCCGACCGCGGAAAGATCCGCAGCCGCCGAGTGACCCACGTGACGCGTCAGCAGCAGCGGCAGATAGCGCGGGCCATCAAGAACGCACGCGAGATGGCGCTCCTGCCCTACAGCTCCCGATAG
- a CDS encoding metal ABC transporter permease, with protein MTVLLAASPLSHPFFLHAFLTGTAIAAACGPVGYFLVLRAQVFTGDALSHVAFTGAMAALAFGADLRLGLFAATIAVAVLFGTLGRKARPDDVVIGSVFSWILGLGAFFITLYTTSRSTTNGTAGVSVLFGSIFGISSSSAAVTALVAAGVGLLVVLIARPLLFATLDEAVAAARGVPVRLLGYGFLALAGISAAEATQAVGSLLLLGLLAAPAGAAIRLTDRPYRALALSAGLAVLEMWAGLLASYAVPKMPPSFAIMAAATAVYAATFLIRRPAPGPRTRTAVLTGT; from the coding sequence ATGACCGTCCTGCTCGCCGCCTCCCCGTTGTCCCACCCGTTCTTCCTGCACGCCTTTCTCACCGGGACCGCCATCGCCGCGGCCTGCGGACCGGTCGGTTACTTCCTGGTCCTGCGGGCCCAGGTCTTCACCGGCGACGCGCTCAGCCATGTCGCCTTCACCGGCGCGATGGCCGCCCTCGCCTTCGGCGCCGACCTTCGCCTCGGGCTGTTCGCCGCCACCATCGCCGTGGCGGTGCTCTTCGGCACCCTCGGCCGCAAAGCGCGGCCCGACGACGTGGTCATCGGAAGCGTCTTCTCCTGGATCCTGGGCCTGGGCGCCTTCTTCATCACCCTTTACACGACCTCGCGCAGCACCACGAACGGCACCGCCGGGGTGAGTGTGCTGTTCGGCTCCATCTTCGGCATCTCCTCCAGCAGCGCGGCCGTCACCGCCCTGGTGGCCGCCGGGGTCGGCCTGCTGGTGGTCCTCATCGCCCGCCCACTGCTGTTCGCCACGCTCGACGAGGCCGTGGCCGCCGCCCGTGGGGTACCGGTCCGGCTGCTCGGCTACGGCTTCCTAGCCCTGGCCGGGATCAGCGCCGCCGAGGCCACCCAGGCGGTCGGCTCCCTGCTCCTGCTCGGCCTGCTCGCAGCCCCCGCCGGCGCCGCGATCCGGCTCACCGACCGCCCCTACCGTGCGCTCGCCCTTTCGGCCGGCCTGGCGGTGCTGGAGATGTGGGCGGGGTTGCTCGCCTCGTACGCGGTGCCGAAGATGCCGCCGAGCTTCGCCATCATGGCCGCCGCCACGGCCGTATACGCCGCCACCTTCCTGATACGACGACCCGCCCCCGGTCCCCGCACGCGAACCGCCGTCCTCACCGGCACATGA